Genomic DNA from Jejubacter calystegiae:
AGCAGTTTACCGGCGCGTTCGCGGGCCTGGTCTTTACTCAGCCCCTGCACCCGGCAGGGCGCTTCGATCAGGTTCTGCATCACCGTCAGATGCGGCCACAGGTTGTACTGCTGGAAAACCATACCGACGTGCTGACGCAGCGCGCGAATGGTTTTGTCGCCCGGGGCGCGGCTGAAGTCGAACTGGTTACCGGCGATGGCAAGCGTGCCGGAACGCGGCATCTCCAGCAGGTTAAGCACGCGCAGCAGAGAACTCTTTCCCGCGCCGCTCGGGCCGAGCAGCACTAACGTCTCCCCTTGCGGGCAGTCGAGCGTAATATCGAACAGCGCCTGGTGGGCGCCGTAAAAGCAGTTAATGCCGTTTAGTTGAATACTCATGCGCAGCAGTCGAATAGCAATTGAGGCCGCAAATAGTAACGTTGGCAGAATAGTTATGCAATATTTGTGCGTTAAAATCGCAAAAACGGGCCGGATATGGCTTAAACATAGCACAAAATATCGGAGCGGGCTGAAGGTAAGAATAAATACGGGCAAACAGGTTAATTGCCTGATTTTTCTTGTGGTTTTTACCTTTCAGCCCGTAGGAAATGGCGAATTAACGGTGCTCCAGCACCTGGCTCAGGGTGCCGGTAGGGGCGTTGCTGTTTTCGCTGGTGTAACGAATATCGTCCACTGCCCAGCACTGGCCTTCGCGCACCATCAGGATTTCATCCTGCCACTGCCGGTCGCCTTTGGTCAGATTGACGCGCAGCGGCATATTGCGGGCATCGGTATTCAGAATGCGGGAGGCGCTGGCGACATCGGCGCTGTCGATACCCTTAGCATTGCTGGAGAACAGGTCACCGCTGGCAGACTGGGTGCTGCGGCTCTTCGCCTGAAGCTGCTGCCACAGGGAATCGCTCAGATAAGGGCGCAGGCCCGTCAGATCGGTCGCACTCTGGCCCGGATGCGCGATACGGTAGTCGTAAAACTGCTGTGCGACGCTGTCAGGGCCACCATTGATGCAGGGACCGTTGCGGGTACCGATATCCTTGTAGGCCGGTGTGACAGTAGTACAGGCGCTAAGCAGTAGCGCGCACGGCGCAATGAGAGTCAGAACTGAGCTACGCATTATGATTTCCTTATATTTCTCAGGAGAGCTACATTACAGTTGGTAATAATGGGCTTTAGCATAGCGTATTACGGGCTAAAATGCGCCAGCAGGCAAGGGCTAAGGCAT
This window encodes:
- a CDS encoding lipoprotein codes for the protein MRSSVLTLIAPCALLLSACTTVTPAYKDIGTRNGPCINGGPDSVAQQFYDYRIAHPGQSATDLTGLRPYLSDSLWQQLQAKSRSTQSASGDLFSSNAKGIDSADVASASRILNTDARNMPLRVNLTKGDRQWQDEILMVREGQCWAVDDIRYTSENSNAPTGTLSQVLEHR
- the artP gene encoding arginine ABC transporter ATP-binding protein ArtP → MSIQLNGINCFYGAHQALFDITLDCPQGETLVLLGPSGAGKSSLLRVLNLLEMPRSGTLAIAGNQFDFSRAPGDKTIRALRQHVGMVFQQYNLWPHLTVMQNLIEAPCRVQGLSKDQARERAGKLLERLRLTPYADRYPLHLSGGQQQRVAIARALMMEPEVLLFDEPTAALDPEITAQIVSIIRELAQTNITQVIVTHEVEVARKTASRVVYMENGHIVEQGDAGCFSNPQTDAFRSYLSH